TGCATCAGAATCAAACATGCATTCTGCACCATCCCCGTAAGGTTCCTCTACCCTAAAATTTCTAACTTTGATTTCCTCCACCCTAAAAATTCTAACTTTCTCCCAGATTGCAACCCATATGTGTGCATGCCATAAGAAAACAATAGCGTAAGAAAAGAGAACAATTCAAGTAATGGATGAACCTGACTTATGGGGCCCAAACGAACATAACGAACTTCCACATTTGGATGGCTGAAGAATTGAAGGCTTCCCAAAACAACAGAAAGGAGACCAGTGGTATGCACTATGCAGAACTAGAGATGAGCTAAATCTTTACACCATGGCAAAGACATAAACAACCCACTGGCCGTGTATTTCAGTCGTCAGTACAAAGCAATGTTGTAATTTCCTTGCAGTGGGAAGAAGTCTTCAGGCAGTAGCAGTTTGCAGCAGTAGTCAGCACAAAGGTAACAAACACATTGTGAAGCAACTAAATCAAATTTCTACGCTAAGCTGCAGTATTCATAGGCTTGCGGTTACAGTATTGGTACTAATGCTTCTAAACATCAAACGAGAGAGATCACCGGAATTTCACAACCCAAAGCATAACCATTAACCAGCAGGCAAAACGAATCGAATCAAACAAATAAGAATTGGGGATCATGCGCATACTCCTGGATATGCGGAGGCGGGTGGTAGTAGCGGCATGTCCTCCCCCGGAAGCAACTGTTCCTCAGCGAATCCGCGCATGCCGTCACCTTGTTCTCCCTGACAAAATCCCACGCGCCGcaagcaaaaaaaaactgaaatcaGAACGGCACCCCCAACTACCGCAAGCGCGGGCGCGCAGGAGGGAGGCGGGATCTCCCGCGCGCGTACCTGTCGACGGAGACGGAAGGGTGCGGGTGCGCGTATCTGCACTCGAGGTCGGAGCGGGTGCACCTGTCGCGCAGGAAGTCGCGGCACGCCTCGACGTTGAGGTCGTTatggcgccgccgcttgccATCGGGCGGGTACTGAGGGCtgtggctgcggctgcgggagcgagagcgggagcgggagcggcggccgcgcggggagcgggagcgggagcgggagcggcggccgtGAGGGGAGCGGGGGGACCGAGAGCGGGAGGCGGAGCGCCtgggggagggggaaggggagaGGCGGCGCTtgcgcggcgggagcggcggcgacgaggagggaTCGGagccgggggcgggggcgggggcggcggcggcggcggcggcggggttggTGGTAGCGTCCGGGCTGGGGTTGGGGATTTCGGCGGAGTCCATGGCTGGGAAGGTTGGAGGGTGGCCTGGAGCTGGAGGGTGACGTGACAGGACGGGGGATCTAGGTTAAGCTACTGCCGATTCTGATTTCGTTCCTTGGTTGGTTTTTGTTGCTCCAACGTGCCCGCCCTCCGTTTCAAAACGGGCCGGATTTCCTTTTCCAATTGAAcaaaaccggcccaaatttgaTGCATACACGCCTCAAAGCTAGGTCTCCTTTTCACACATCTTCAGCTCCAAAAATTATTGTATCGGTGTATTTCGAGCTCTAAGAATGCCATGGATATCATCGTGACACTCCATTGGCACAGTTTTCAAAATTCCAGTCTTCATAACTGTATCGATGACACTCCTGCTAAGACTAGCCTAAGACCAAATATGAAGCTAGAGCAGGGGACTACATTGAAAACTGCGGGCGGCAGACCACAAGCTCACCGAGATCACGTCTATCAAATATGAACAGTGATTTCAGATTGCATTTCACAAAATTTGTTGGGGGTCGACGGACCCCGCTGAGAAGCTACAGTACCGCCCCATGGAAACTGCTTATATGGATCCTTCTTACTTGAATTTAGATAGAAAAAATTAGATATTGAGCAACTTTAGTTTAGTTTGTAATCTAAATCTGACTTGGAACGAGACGCTGGGCTTGTGCCGAAcatgatctttgttgctaattGGCTGAAAACAAAATTGGAAGTGGCATGAGCACTAAAGACGAGGATCCTAGGGTGCTGATTGGAGTTTCTAAAGTTTCCATAAAAAGTCTGGTTTCCATAGAATACGGTGCCGCCCTAGCTATCATCCTCTACTTGTGCTAACTCCTGCAAGAACTACCTGCCCTGCTCCCCCTCATCTGCCTCTGCCCGACCGAGATCTTCCCCCTACCAAAATATCACAGCAACTCAAGAGGGAAAGCGTTTGCCATTTGTGATCAACGTTGCAAGATTGTGCTATGCCTCTGATCCACATGCCGTTAAAATAAGAATATGTGCTCCGCGTATGAGATTGTTATTGATGCTGacaaaaattcaaaactatAGTAGATAGAAGACAATTGTTCCTGAAATTAACGGACATCAGTCGATCACCAAACGCAACTTGTCGCTCTTACAAAACCTGCAGGCGATCAACAACCGACCGAGTACATGAGGCACACACGGGAGGCTCGCATGGCGTTGCGTTGCCGGTCAGCTAGGACTAGGAGGTCAGAGCACGTACGTGACATGAGCGCCTGCGTGCCGCGGGTGATTCCGTGGGGACCTCCGGCAGCCTGGATCTGCGATCGAGGACCCCGGGGTGAAAGGCGATTATCAGGTGTCAGGTAAGATGATGATGATACGACGGTAGGCGCCCGCGGGTCTGCCGGCTTCGGCGATGCCGGCCGGGTGGCCAGGCCGTCTGCAAACACGACTATGGCGGTTGATCTTGTCTGCTGTCGACTATGACGCgaacagaaagaaaaaagaCAATCATATACACTTTTATTGGGGTTGTGATATGTTTTCTTAATGCTTGTGCTCTGGTGGTCGACTACTCCGCTCGTCCGCTGGCGACTCATTTCGCTTTGGTCATCGATTGATGGACTCTGAGGTGCCGGCACCAGCGAGGTCACGCATCTGCCTTCCTCGCCTCCTTCCCACCTCAGCAGCTCAGGCGGCGGCGTGCCAGGTGCTGCCGGTGAGCTGGTCTCTAGGCAGGTTTTTGGGGAGTTTCCTGCCTGAATTGTTGAAGACTTGTGTTTTATAATTGTATTTGCATTGTGTAGCAACTGTGCGGGACACTAGATAGGAAGCACGTGTCATAGCAATTTGTGCAAGTTTGTTTGAATGTTATCATGATACTGGAATATAGAAAAGACATTGCTGATTTGTGAAAGTTCAAGTATCCTTGTACTCTTGCTTCCAGTATCAAGTGCATATGATATAATTGCTTAAGTCTACAATTATAACTTTTAAAGATAAATATAAACATGCAGTCATATGACGCTGCCCAAAATGCGAACTGGTTGAACTTTACAATGCACAGCTGAGCATTTCATTCCAGACAATTTGAGTGTTTGAAGCACCTTCTATGCATTTCATTCTACTGACAATTTACACCGTTTTTGTTCCTATACAATCACAATTTCCACAATATGTTGGCACTTGTAAAATTTTACAGCAACCAAAATTCAGTTTGTTCAGAGCACTATGCAACCACAGTTCAGAGGTCGTACTCCCTCCCGGCCTCCCGCGCCCGGTACATGGCAATCTCCCTCCGTGCTGACGCCTGCCTCCGCGCGGCGACCATGGGCgagcccggggggggggggtggcacCCGCAGCACCACCGCCCCCTTGGTCCCCTTCTTCTCGCTGGAGGCTGAGGCGGGCGCGACGTCGttgcccgccgcggcggcggcaacagcgGTGGCCGACAACACGGCCACCTCCCGGGTGCGCGCCAGCGGAAGAAAAGAAGCAGGAGAAGAGCCAGCGGCTGGAGCACAGCGAGGAGCCGCCGCAGCGCGAGCAGCACGCTCAGGCACCTCGCCGCCTCTGTGAAGAGGAGGCCGAAGGGGTCGGCCGCGAGGACGCCGGGGGATCGACCTCAGCTTGGCCTGCAGGTCCAAGTCGGCGGGGGACGCGCGTGGAGATGGCGATGTGGTGAGCGCGAGGGAGACTCCGCACTGTCCAGGATGCCGTTGGGCGTTGGCGATGCCCTGGTTTGGGCACCGAAGGGGATAAGTTTGGCTTGGCGCCTTGGCATcttgttgttctttttttttttttttgagaaaaggcATCTTGTTGTTCTGGGAGGTGAGAGAGGAGCCGTTCTCTTTTTGGGCCGAGGCCCAGCGACTCTCCCACGTTGGGAGATGCACAACCACGAgaaaattataattatctatactataaagaatcATAACTTTTAAAGTCATCTTACATCTAAAAATTTTCTCCCCACCCCTCACATTCCTACTCCCTGTCCCCACCTGTAAGGAACCTGGACATCGAAATCTAGAAGATCAGAGAAAAAAAACGTGGTTTTTAAAATGTTTCCCGCactttgcctttttttttttcaccaTCCCCTCACCTGCCCGCCTGACGTACCCGCGGCAGAAATCACGCACGGTCAAACACTCACGGCCAATCACGCTTCACCATGgccaatcaccaaaatcacgcACGCCCCTACTCCTCACGACGATCACGCACGGGATCAATCTTGCCCCACGCAGCGACTCACGCGTCACGCCCGTGCTCCTCGCGACGACGACGCACGGACGCCCCTGCTCATCGCGACGACGCACGCCCCTGCTGCTCCTCGCGGTGACGCACCCCTGCAGCTC
This sequence is a window from Panicum virgatum strain AP13 chromosome 7K, P.virgatum_v5, whole genome shotgun sequence. Protein-coding genes within it:
- the LOC120641050 gene encoding zinc finger CCCH domain-containing protein 28-like isoform X2 translates to MDSAEIPNPSPDATTNPAAAAAAAPAPAPGSDPSSSPPLPPRKRRLSPSPSPRRSASRSRSPRSPHGRRSRSRSRSPRGRRSRSRSRSRSRSHSPQYPPDGKRRRHNDLNVEACRDFLRDRCTRSDLECRYAHPHPSVSVDRENKVTACADSLRNSCFRGRTCRYYHPPPHIQEQLLRSIGVEDSKLKTICRDFARGKCSRSANECRFMHHSSVEGLTIVCQDFLRGQCNRKSCRYSHVVAHPVPPMSHVPMPYPEMLYMPPPPPPPLGVPMMGPPPSPPRPFADNKNRVEVCRDFLKNMCNRESCRYLHPDPHTSAMSDNVEVCRDFKRGECNRPACRFFHPYTS
- the LOC120641050 gene encoding zinc finger CCCH domain-containing protein 28-like isoform X1 translates to MDSAEIPNPSPDATTNPAAAAAAAPAPAPGSDPSSSPPLPPRKRRLSPSPSPRRSASRSRSPRSPHGRRSRSRSRSPRGRRSRSRSRSRSRSHSPQYPPDGKRRRHNDLNVEACRDFLRDRCTRSDLECRYAHPHPSVSVDRENKVTACADSLRNSCFRGRTCRYYHPPPHIQEQLLRSIGVEDSKLKTQICRDFARGKCSRSANECRFMHHSSVEGLTIVCQDFLRGQCNRKSCRYSHVVAHPVPPMSHVPMPYPEMLYMPPPPPPPLGVPMMGPPPSPPRPFADNKNRVEVCRDFLKNMCNRESCRYLHPDPHTSAMSDNVEVCRDFKRGECNRPACRFFHPYTS